The DNA region TTTAACGACACTTCAGAGGTCGACTCTGACGCTATCAGTTGCAACATCTGCTCGGTTTGACGCAAATAGTTGTAGTTGGTGAGAAGACTCGAGGAATTTGCCTGTTTTAGAGTCAAAAACCCCTCTGTAGATGTACGAGGTGGAGGCAGTTTTTCGCACAACAAAACAGTTTGAATTGCGAGTTCCACGTCGACCATTCCGCCCTCACTGAACTTCAAATCGACATCTTCAGTTTTACTGACAAGTTCCTGGCGGATTCGATTCAATTCCGTAAGTTGTTCGGATGTTAGTCCTCGAGCAATAAAGTTTGACGTTAGTTCTGCACCATCGAAATCAATCCATCGGGACTTTAAGTAAGCTTGACGCTCCCAAGGCTCAGCATCCTGGGCAAGATAGTTTTGCAAATCCTGCAGGGGAATCACTATCGGACCGGCTTTGCCCGAGGGGCGCAGGCGCATATCGATGGAATAAATATTTCCACCGCGATGAGGCTCTGTCATGCGCGAGATAAATCGCTTTGCCAGTTTGTGGTCGTTATCTGAAGGCTCACCGGTGATAACAAAAATAAAATCCAAATCTGATTTGAAGCCAAGCTCCCGGCCGCCCCATTTGCCCAATGCCAGAATCTGCACGGAGCAGGGGAAGTCTTTCTTAAGAGCTTTCATCAAAGTCGATGCAATGGTGTCTGCCGTGAACGTTAAATTCTGAAGCAGATCACTGAGATCCTTTTGTTCCAGAAACTGACTTCCATTCACCAGCTCCGAAAGAAGTTTCTTTTCCGCAAGTTCCTCTAGCAGAACACCCATGTCTTCGGAAAAATCACTTTGCGCACGAAACACAAAGGAATCCAGCAGTTCAGGTCGACTGCACAGAATGCGTGATAGGTAAGGGGAGTGCGCAAAAAGCCAGGCAAGCTTGTTCATCAGATCTTTTTCGCGAAGAAGCAACGTGAAGAAACTCGCTTTGGCGCGAGTGCTGCGAATAAAGTCTTTCAGGAAAGCCAGAGCAAGATGACTGTCACCACCTTGAGCTTTCAGGGTTTGTATATAATCCTGCAAGAAGGCTTTGCGAGCGTTCTCGTCCCGTCCCTTGTTGCGGGACAAAACTTCCTGCTCGATAATCTCTGACCACAGTTCTTGTATGTCGGATTCAGGTAATCCCAGGCTGCTCAATTCATTTTCCAGAGAGATGGCTTTAGGTGCTTCCCCTAGAAGTGTTTTTACAATCTGATCACAATGCTTCATTTCCTCATCAAGAGTCTTCAATGCCTTACTGACAAATTCAGGATGAGGGTCGTTGATTTTCAGGAGATGAGTCTGTTCATCATTAAGAGCCTGAACATAGTTTTCCAGGCGGCGCAGATTTGCATAATGAGATTTCAGAAATTGGGCCTCACTGGCAGGCAGCAGGGATTTGGCAGACAGGGCTTGAATAGCCTCCACCGTTCCGCGCATTTGCAATGAGGGGTCTTTACCACCGTGAACGACAAGCAGAGCGTGGGTGAAAAGTTCCAGATCGCGAATTCCGCCAACACCCATTTTTAAATCGATGGCATCGACCGTGGTTGAAGAATGATAGTGATTCTGAATCTTCCCGCGCAGATGCTTCAGGTCGTCCAATAACGTGAAATCCAGATGTTTGCGAAATGAAAATTTTTTAGCAAACGCAGTCACATCCGAGATGATTCCGGCATTTCCACAAATTGCGCGCAGGCGAACAAAGGCCAATCGCTCCCAGGTCTCACCATAGTTTCCATAGTAATCGCGAAAGTGCTCAACCGTGGGGATAAGGGGGCCATGGCGTCCACCGGGGCGCAGATCGAAATCCACGCGGAAAACGAATCCGTCAGCAGTGCGTTCAGCAAGCAGCTTTTGAAAATGACGAAGTTGTTTAAGATTCTTATCGCCGTCTTGATCGGAAACTATCAGCAGATCGACGTCAGAACTTAAATTGAGTTCACTGGATCCCAGCTTTCCCAGTGCAAATAAAGCAACATCGTTCTCGGGAAAGCTGATATGAAAGGCTTCCGTCAACAAAGTGTCGGCAGCAAGACTCCAGTCATGGCAGATTTTTAGTGGATCTTCAGAATCGGTTTTGGCAAGACTTGCGCAACGGGACCAGATCCCGTTGCGTTTTATTCTTAAAGAAGCTTCTGTTGCAGAATTACTCAAGGTTTACAGACCACTTCGGCTTGAAGTAGTTGTAGCTGTCATTCGTTACACGACGTTCTTCGCTGCCATCAGCAGTGGAAATATAGATCTGACTTTTACCAGTGCGATTGCTGGAGTACATGACAAATCGGCCGTCAGGGGAGAACGAAGGGTCTTCGTTGGAAGACATTTTCCCATTTGGTTTTTTTGCAGAGGTCAGACGAATCATGTCGGAACCGTCAGCGTTCATCACGAAGATATCAAAGTTGCTGTCGCTTTGACCGGCGAATGCGATCTTTTTGCAATCAGGAGACCAGGATGGAGAGGAGTTGAAAACACCTGCGAAAGTCAGGCGTTTTACGTTTCCACCGTTTGCATCCATGGTATAGATCATCGGTTTTCCGGCGCGGTCTGAAGAGAAGGCAACTTTGTTTGCATCACCTGGGCACACCGTCGGTTCAACGTTCATCGCACCTGCAGGGCCATTCGTGATCTTGCCTTGCAAAGTACCATCGTAAGTCATTTTATAAACGTCAGGGCTGGTGCCTTGAGAGATCGTCAGGAAAATTGTTTTTCCATCCGGGGAGAAAGACGCACCGGAGTTGATCCCTTGGCGGTAGGAAATCAAAGAGCGCTTACCGGATTTCAAATCCAGTAACAACATGTCAGCATTTCTGAATTTGGAGCCAACACGTTTAACATAGGAAGTATAAGCGATTTTCGTTCCATCAGGAGACCACGCTGGAGAGATCGCAACACTCGAGTGTTTGGAAATCTGCATGGAGTTCGCACTATCCCAATCCATCAAATACACTTCGCGGGCCTGGCCGCCTGCGCGGTCAGAAGTCACCACCATGCGCGACAGGAACATTCCATCTGTTCCAGTCAAAGCTTTCAGTACATCGTTGGCAAACGTGTGACCGATGCGACGAGCACTTGAAACCGGTCCTTTATACTTTTTGCCGGCAATCAAGGAAGCTTTGCTGACAGAGTAAAGGTAAGTTTCCAAAGTGACTTCATTACCAGCAATCGAGAATCCTGCGCGAATCAGGAAGTCGGCACCAATTGCAGACCAGCTTTGGAACTTGAATCCCGCTGGATTTCCCGGAGCGGGCGTCAATCCGACTTTGCTTGGATCCTCAAGGAAGGCTTTTGAATCGATAAATTGAAAATAAGATGAAACGGCCAGGTCGTTATTTACGACATTGTAGATTTCGGCTCCCGTGGCGTGATAGCGGGAGGCTGTTGCCGGAGTGCCGAAGTATTGCAGCGCCGGGAAAGCCATAAGACTTTTCTTGGTGCGTGCTTCACCCAGTTTGATGTAAATGCCGCTGTTGTTTTCCTGGGCCATGCTTGCTTGGGAAAAAGCAATTACGGCAAGAACTGCACATAGTAGTCGGATCATAAGTCTCTCCTTACTCTGGGAAGCCGATTAGAATCCCGTCCACGCTGACAAGTGATTGAAATTTCTCAGGCGGGGCTGGAAAAGGTGCTGAGCGATCCAATGTCGCCAGAACCTGTTCATCATACTCTGGATTTCCACTCGATTTAACAATTTTGCGATCTAAGATATTTCCACGGGAATCAATAAACACACGGGCTTGTGCTTTAAGGTCGCGCTTCGCCAGCCATTCCGGCAATGCCCAGTGTTGTTTGATATGGCGATCCAAATCGGATCCATAAGTGTCATGCTGCAATTTAGAAAGTCCGGTCAAAGCTGTTCCTGGTGAAACTTGATTACCTTTGATCGGTGCTGCATCAGCAGTGGATTTACCAGAGCCAGAAACCGGTGCCGGCTTCTTGGCTTCTTCTTTTAGTTTTTCGATAGCAGCCATGGCCTTAAGTTTATCCAAAGCATCGCTTTGTTTGGATTTAACTTTCTCGATGTTAATTCCATCATCTTTTTTAGCCTGCTTGGTTGGAAGTTTGACTTCCGGTTTTACAGGCTCAGGCGTTTTTTCCGCAGGTTTTTCCACAACCGGTTCCGGCTTTGGAGCAGGTTTTGGATTTTCTTTGGTTTCTGGTTTTGGTGGCAGATTGTTTGGATCCAGCTTGTCAGGAAGCCCCACCATATCAACGCGAACGGCTTGAGTAAAATCAATAGCCTCTGGCGTAAAGAATGTCGCCTTTACGATAAAGAAAACCAACAATGCCACGTGCAGACCAAAGGAGATCGCCAGGCCGCGGTTAAGTGAATCAGTCTGAGGTTTTTCTGTATTAACTTCGTTCACTTGTCTTTAGGTAACGTAACCAGTCCGATGTTAAAG from Bdellovibrio sp. GT3 includes:
- a CDS encoding glutamine-synthetase adenylyltransferase codes for the protein MSNSATEASLRIKRNGIWSRCASLAKTDSEDPLKICHDWSLAADTLLTEAFHISFPENDVALFALGKLGSSELNLSSDVDLLIVSDQDGDKNLKQLRHFQKLLAERTADGFVFRVDFDLRPGGRHGPLIPTVEHFRDYYGNYGETWERLAFVRLRAICGNAGIISDVTAFAKKFSFRKHLDFTLLDDLKHLRGKIQNHYHSSTTVDAIDLKMGVGGIRDLELFTHALLVVHGGKDPSLQMRGTVEAIQALSAKSLLPASEAQFLKSHYANLRRLENYVQALNDEQTHLLKINDPHPEFVSKALKTLDEEMKHCDQIVKTLLGEAPKAISLENELSSLGLPESDIQELWSEIIEQEVLSRNKGRDENARKAFLQDYIQTLKAQGGDSHLALAFLKDFIRSTRAKASFFTLLLREKDLMNKLAWLFAHSPYLSRILCSRPELLDSFVFRAQSDFSEDMGVLLEELAEKKLLSELVNGSQFLEQKDLSDLLQNLTFTADTIASTLMKALKKDFPCSVQILALGKWGGRELGFKSDLDFIFVITGEPSDNDHKLAKRFISRMTEPHRGGNIYSIDMRLRPSGKAGPIVIPLQDLQNYLAQDAEPWERQAYLKSRWIDFDGAELTSNFIARGLTSEQLTELNRIRQELVSKTEDVDLKFSEGGMVDVELAIQTVLLCEKLPPPRTSTEGFLTLKQANSSSLLTNYNYLRQTEQMLQLIASESTSEVSLKDESFHNLAVAFNTSPSKFLEEISKRVSDNVAILKELDPRRRPH
- a CDS encoding cell envelope integrity protein TolA encodes the protein MNEVNTEKPQTDSLNRGLAISFGLHVALLVFFIVKATFFTPEAIDFTQAVRVDMVGLPDKLDPNNLPPKPETKENPKPAPKPEPVVEKPAEKTPEPVKPEVKLPTKQAKKDDGINIEKVKSKQSDALDKLKAMAAIEKLKEEAKKPAPVSGSGKSTADAAPIKGNQVSPGTALTGLSKLQHDTYGSDLDRHIKQHWALPEWLAKRDLKAQARVFIDSRGNILDRKIVKSSGNPEYDEQVLATLDRSAPFPAPPEKFQSLVSVDGILIGFPE
- a CDS encoding translocation protein TolB; translation: MIRLLCAVLAVIAFSQASMAQENNSGIYIKLGEARTKKSLMAFPALQYFGTPATASRYHATGAEIYNVVNNDLAVSSYFQFIDSKAFLEDPSKVGLTPAPGNPAGFKFQSWSAIGADFLIRAGFSIAGNEVTLETYLYSVSKASLIAGKKYKGPVSSARRIGHTFANDVLKALTGTDGMFLSRMVVTSDRAGGQAREVYLMDWDSANSMQISKHSSVAISPAWSPDGTKIAYTSYVKRVGSKFRNADMLLLDLKSGKRSLISYRQGINSGASFSPDGKTIFLTISQGTSPDVYKMTYDGTLQGKITNGPAGAMNVEPTVCPGDANKVAFSSDRAGKPMIYTMDANGGNVKRLTFAGVFNSSPSWSPDCKKIAFAGQSDSNFDIFVMNADGSDMIRLTSAKKPNGKMSSNEDPSFSPDGRFVMYSSNRTGKSQIYISTADGSEERRVTNDSYNYFKPKWSVNLE